From Gemmatimonadaceae bacterium, the proteins below share one genomic window:
- a CDS encoding PadR family transcriptional regulator, whose product MAEQGTDVIQGTLDVIILRTLALQPLHGFGIARRIEQVSKNVFKVNPGSLLTALQRLERDGAIDSEWRITENSRRAKYYSLTRKGRQKLKVETEGWQLRAAAVARLLGAEG is encoded by the coding sequence GTGGCAGAGCAGGGCACCGACGTCATCCAAGGCACGCTCGACGTCATCATTCTCAGGACGCTCGCCCTGCAGCCGCTGCACGGTTTCGGGATCGCGCGCCGTATCGAGCAGGTCTCGAAGAACGTCTTCAAGGTCAATCCCGGCTCGCTGCTGACGGCGCTGCAACGGCTTGAGCGTGATGGGGCCATCGACTCCGAATGGCGCATCACCGAGAACTCGCGGCGGGCCAAGTACTACTCCCTCACGCGGAAGGGACGCCAGAAGCTCAAGGTCGAGACCGAGGGCTGGCAGTTGCGTGCCGCCGCCGTCGCGCGCCTGCTGGGCGCCGAGGGCTGA
- a CDS encoding ABC transporter permease: MSLLRHLWRGIADLWDRAPRDRDTADEVAQFREALVDEGLAQGMSAAEAQRYAQLELGGETQARETARSYGWERPVASFLEDLRYAWRGLRSDRVFSIVAVCTIAIGIGATTAIVSAVRPVLFDSLPYPDAARVRAVVERSADGDRIPGTFGMYAALADRARSFEQMAVYAPWLPTLTGDARPERLSGQRVSAAYFRTLGVAPVRGRDLHVDDDRPASAPVVIISHALWQRRFAADTAIIGRSLRLNDEDVTIVGVMPAGFENVVAPSAELWAALRYDRTEGRAWGHHLGTIARLRAGGDPAVAESELNALGARVVQELQPPTYGEQLRIVTPSLQEDLTRDVRPALWAVLAAVGVVLLLACVNVTNLLLARGSRRREEFALRAALGASRPRLIRQVLTESLLLSTVGGLLGIALASVVVGGIVAASPAGLTRVQAIAVDRPVLVFALVLTTLASIAVGMLPALQASGTDNHKLDLGAARVTGGKRRGLRGGLVAAQVSLALVLLAGSGLLLRSMQRLLAVAPGFDAEGVVTMQLQASPRRYAERGSVGRYYDEVRETVRRLPGVAEVAVTSQLPMSGDNDAYGVTLESPPEVALTDDREIFRYAVSAGYLELMRIPLRAGRTLSEVDREDAARSVVVNESFARRYFRDRDPIGQRLWVGPADGEPYTVVGVVGDVKQLSLAGEVPDAVYTTPSQWRFDQYVMSLVVRGNASPDALAPQVRDAVWSVDRDQPVVRVATMASLVADTAAERRFILVLFELFAASALALTMAGIYGMMAGLVSERTRELGLRAAVGATSAQLVALVLRFGARVTGIGLAVGIAAAVFGTRLLRAMLYGVSHLDVITYGSAVLLVALVATIASALPAWRAARIDPAVALRE; the protein is encoded by the coding sequence GTGTCGCTGCTCCGGCATCTGTGGCGTGGCATCGCGGACCTCTGGGACCGCGCGCCGCGCGATCGCGACACCGCGGATGAGGTCGCCCAGTTCCGCGAGGCCTTGGTGGACGAAGGCCTCGCGCAGGGCATGTCCGCGGCGGAAGCCCAGCGCTACGCACAGCTCGAGCTCGGCGGCGAGACGCAGGCCCGCGAGACGGCGCGCAGCTATGGCTGGGAGCGTCCGGTCGCGTCGTTCCTCGAGGACCTGCGCTACGCCTGGCGTGGGCTGCGGTCAGACCGCGTGTTCAGCATCGTGGCAGTGTGCACCATCGCGATTGGGATCGGCGCCACCACCGCCATCGTCAGCGCAGTGCGGCCGGTTCTGTTCGACTCACTGCCATACCCGGACGCGGCGCGGGTGCGCGCCGTCGTCGAGCGCTCCGCCGATGGCGACCGTATTCCCGGGACCTTCGGGATGTACGCAGCGCTCGCAGATCGCGCGCGCTCCTTCGAGCAGATGGCCGTCTACGCGCCCTGGCTCCCGACGCTCACGGGTGACGCACGCCCTGAGCGCCTGAGCGGCCAACGCGTCAGCGCCGCGTACTTCCGCACGCTCGGCGTCGCCCCGGTGCGCGGCCGAGACCTGCACGTTGACGATGACCGGCCAGCGAGCGCGCCGGTCGTCATCATCAGCCACGCACTCTGGCAGCGACGCTTCGCCGCTGACACGGCGATCATCGGACGCAGCCTGCGCCTCAACGACGAGGACGTCACGATCGTGGGCGTGATGCCGGCCGGTTTCGAGAACGTCGTGGCGCCGAGCGCCGAATTGTGGGCCGCACTGCGATATGACCGAACGGAAGGACGTGCGTGGGGTCACCACCTCGGCACGATTGCGCGACTGCGCGCCGGTGGAGATCCGGCGGTGGCCGAGTCCGAACTCAATGCACTCGGCGCACGCGTAGTCCAGGAGCTGCAGCCGCCGACCTACGGCGAGCAGCTGCGCATCGTCACCCCATCGTTGCAGGAAGACCTCACGCGCGATGTGCGACCGGCGCTCTGGGCTGTCCTCGCAGCTGTCGGCGTCGTCTTGCTGCTCGCCTGCGTGAACGTGACAAACCTGCTTCTGGCGCGCGGATCGCGCCGGCGCGAGGAGTTCGCGCTGCGCGCGGCGCTAGGTGCCTCCCGCCCGCGTCTCATCCGCCAGGTGCTGACGGAGAGCCTGCTGCTCTCGACCGTTGGCGGCCTGCTCGGCATCGCACTCGCCAGTGTCGTTGTTGGGGGCATCGTTGCGGCAAGCCCAGCCGGCCTCACCCGAGTGCAGGCCATCGCGGTGGATCGGCCCGTCCTTGTCTTCGCACTCGTGCTGACGACGCTTGCAAGCATTGCTGTTGGAATGCTTCCTGCGCTGCAGGCTTCGGGCACCGACAATCATAAGCTCGACCTCGGTGCTGCCCGCGTGACCGGCGGCAAACGGCGCGGGCTGCGGGGCGGGCTGGTCGCGGCGCAGGTGTCCTTGGCGCTGGTGCTTCTCGCGGGCAGCGGGCTGTTGCTGCGCTCGATGCAGCGTCTGCTCGCCGTCGCGCCCGGCTTTGACGCCGAGGGCGTCGTGACGATGCAACTGCAGGCATCGCCGCGGCGGTACGCGGAACGCGGGTCGGTGGGCCGGTACTATGACGAGGTGCGCGAGACCGTGCGACGCCTGCCCGGCGTCGCGGAAGTGGCCGTGACCAGCCAACTCCCGATGAGCGGCGACAACGACGCCTACGGCGTCACGCTGGAGTCGCCACCGGAAGTCGCACTGACGGATGACCGCGAAATCTTCCGTTATGCGGTGAGCGCGGGCTATCTGGAGCTGATGCGCATTCCGCTGCGCGCCGGCCGCACGCTCTCCGAGGTGGACCGCGAGGACGCCGCGCGCTCCGTCGTGGTCAACGAGTCCTTTGCGCGCCGCTACTTCCGCGACCGCGATCCCATCGGCCAGCGACTCTGGGTCGGACCGGCGGACGGGGAACCGTACACGGTGGTCGGCGTGGTGGGCGACGTGAAGCAACTGTCGCTCGCCGGTGAAGTACCGGACGCCGTGTACACGACACCGTCGCAGTGGCGCTTCGACCAGTACGTGATGTCGCTCGTCGTGCGGGGCAATGCGTCGCCCGATGCCTTGGCGCCGCAGGTGCGCGATGCGGTGTGGTCCGTGGACCGCGACCAGCCGGTGGTCCGCGTTGCGACGATGGCTTCGCTGGTCGCGGACACGGCTGCCGAGCGGCGGTTCATCCTGGTCCTGTTCGAACTCTTCGCGGCGTCCGCCTTGGCACTCACGATGGCCGGCATCTATGGAATGATGGCCGGGCTGGTCTCCGAGCGGACGCGCGAGCTCGGCCTGCGCGCTGCTGTCGGCGCGACGTCGGCGCAGCTTGTGGCGTTAGTGCTCAGGTTCGGCGCGCGCGTGACGGGGATCGGGCTGGCCGTGGGCATTGCAGCTGCTGTCTTTGGGACGCGGCTACTGCGCGCGATGCTGTATGGCGTCTCGCACCTGGATGTGATCACGTATGGGAGCGCAGTTCTGCTGGTTGCCCTCGTGGCGACGATTGCCAGTGCGCTACCGGCTTGGCGGGCCGCTCGCATCGATCCGGCGGTGGCGTTGCGGGAGTGA